One part of the Clostridia bacterium genome encodes these proteins:
- a CDS encoding penicillin-binding protein 1A: protein MPQEQKPVRKRRRLRVGRLILVAFFVLILLAVMAATGVVLAAVMDMPDWNPALIGGAMTTTVYDRENQLIASLHGQENRIPVPLERIPEHLQEAVIAIEDMRFYQHHGVDPRAILRAAIVDITRGTREQGGSTITQQLAKNAFIENPEKTLKRKVQEAIMAIQLERMYTKREILEFYLNEIYFGHGAYGVQAAAKTYFNKNVEDLNLAEAAMLAGLIKSPGTYSPLMEANLPRAKERQALVLDTMVRCDFITREEAEQAKKAPLEFRQGEAEKSSYRYPFYLDYVVEEAEKLLAANGLEEKLLFTGGLKIYTALDPKTQQKMEQVYHDADNFPKSADEVPVQSAMVVLDPHTGELRALIGGREHEVRRGWNRAVHTKRHPGSAIKPIAVYAPALEEAGYSPATVVDDVPVSYGKYAPDNYDGRYRGLVSIREAVRWSINVVAVKVLHDIGVERGYNFARDLGLPLTDRYKYLSLALGAAEASPLDMAAAYAAFANGGIWIQPHAVTKITDRFDRVLVEVKPYKKVVMSEQTAFLITDMLQTVVKEGTGTRARLDRPVAGKTGTTQLPDTPEFRGKSGTTDAWFIGYTPELVGAVWMGYDQTDPKHYLRHVAGGTYPALIWKAVMAEALKGQPVRQFPRPPGIVYVSVDAKSGLLPSELTPRQFVVTEVFAKDRVPTRVSDVWVEAQVCTESHKLATPACPSVATGVFLKRPVPYTGNVKPEDADLEVPTEYCPLHAAGGETVEVEVCTDPRHQGVTYLANRPAPGQEGGCPPDLIERRHYPVNQAPTQYCPLPDHQVAGAALDGTVPVETAPQAQLKAEVVVSEEGAHGYAVRLEWQVSGKRNAKEWTYGLERGDPEGTQRIKLATVTETRYLDTRVEPGRPYSYWLTVVDRQGKVRATAGPVTVFVPKSD, encoded by the coding sequence ATGCCTCAGGAACAAAAGCCGGTCAGGAAAAGGAGACGGCTACGCGTGGGCCGGTTAATTCTCGTGGCCTTTTTCGTCCTTATCCTTTTGGCGGTAATGGCGGCCACGGGGGTAGTCCTGGCTGCGGTTATGGATATGCCTGATTGGAATCCGGCCTTGATCGGGGGCGCCATGACCACCACCGTCTACGACCGGGAGAACCAGCTGATAGCCTCCCTGCACGGCCAGGAGAACCGTATCCCCGTCCCCTTGGAGCGTATACCCGAGCACCTCCAGGAGGCGGTGATCGCCATCGAGGATATGCGCTTCTACCAGCACCACGGGGTGGACCCGCGGGCCATACTAAGGGCGGCAATTGTAGACATAACTCGGGGCACCCGGGAGCAGGGAGGCAGCACCATTACCCAACAATTGGCCAAGAACGCCTTCATCGAGAACCCCGAAAAGACTCTGAAGCGCAAGGTTCAAGAGGCCATCATGGCCATACAGCTGGAAAGGATGTACACCAAGAGGGAGATCTTAGAGTTTTACCTTAACGAAATCTACTTTGGACACGGAGCCTACGGGGTACAGGCCGCCGCCAAGACCTATTTCAACAAGAACGTGGAAGACCTGAATCTGGCCGAGGCGGCAATGCTGGCCGGCCTGATCAAGAGCCCCGGCACCTACAGCCCTCTAATGGAGGCCAACTTGCCTCGGGCCAAGGAAAGGCAGGCTCTGGTACTGGACACCATGGTCCGGTGTGATTTCATTACCCGGGAAGAAGCCGAACAAGCCAAAAAGGCGCCGCTGGAATTCCGCCAAGGAGAGGCGGAGAAAAGCAGTTACCGCTACCCGTTCTACTTAGACTACGTAGTAGAAGAGGCAGAGAAGCTCTTGGCCGCCAACGGGTTGGAAGAAAAACTGCTGTTCACCGGCGGCTTAAAGATCTATACCGCCCTGGACCCCAAGACCCAGCAGAAAATGGAGCAGGTTTACCACGACGCCGACAACTTCCCCAAGAGTGCGGACGAGGTGCCGGTGCAGAGCGCCATGGTAGTGCTCGATCCCCACACCGGGGAATTAAGGGCGCTAATCGGAGGCAGAGAACACGAGGTGCGCCGGGGCTGGAACCGGGCGGTGCATACCAAGAGGCACCCCGGCTCGGCTATTAAGCCTATTGCCGTCTACGCGCCCGCCCTGGAGGAGGCCGGCTACTCCCCCGCCACGGTGGTGGACGACGTCCCGGTATCCTACGGCAAGTACGCACCCGATAACTACGACGGTCGATACCGGGGTCTGGTTAGCATCCGGGAAGCCGTGCGCTGGTCCATTAACGTGGTAGCGGTAAAGGTTCTGCACGACATCGGGGTGGAAAGGGGGTACAACTTCGCCCGGGACCTGGGGCTCCCCCTTACGGACCGCTACAAGTACCTAAGTCTGGCTTTGGGGGCGGCCGAAGCTTCCCCGCTGGACATGGCCGCCGCCTACGCCGCCTTTGCCAACGGCGGCATATGGATCCAGCCGCACGCCGTAACTAAGATCACCGACCGGTTTGACCGGGTGCTGGTGGAAGTAAAACCCTATAAGAAAGTGGTGATGAGCGAGCAGACGGCCTTTCTTATCACCGATATGCTGCAGACCGTGGTTAAAGAGGGTACCGGTACGCGGGCCCGTTTGGACCGTCCGGTGGCGGGAAAGACCGGCACCACCCAGCTTCCGGACACTCCGGAGTTCCGGGGTAAGAGCGGTACTACCGACGCCTGGTTCATCGGCTATACCCCGGAGCTGGTGGGCGCAGTATGGATGGGCTACGACCAGACCGATCCCAAGCACTATCTGCGGCACGTGGCCGGGGGGACCTATCCGGCCCTCATCTGGAAGGCGGTAATGGCCGAGGCCCTCAAGGGACAACCGGTGCGGCAGTTTCCTCGCCCCCCCGGCATAGTCTACGTATCCGTAGACGCCAAGTCCGGGCTCTTGCCCAGCGAACTCACTCCCCGCCAGTTTGTGGTCACCGAAGTCTTCGCCAAGGACCGGGTGCCCACCAGGGTTTCGGACGTGTGGGTAGAGGCTCAGGTGTGTACGGAGAGCCACAAGCTGGCCACGCCGGCCTGCCCCTCGGTGGCCACCGGGGTATTTCTAAAGCGGCCGGTGCCCTATACCGGCAATGTTAAGCCCGAAGATGCGGATCTAGAAGTGCCTACGGAGTATTGTCCCTTGCACGCCGCAGGCGGCGAAACGGTAGAAGTGGAAGTCTGTACGGATCCGCGCCACCAAGGGGTAACTTACCTGGCTAACCGACCGGCGCCCGGACAGGAGGGCGGTTGCCCTCCCGACCTAATCGAGCGCCGGCACTACCCGGTAAACCAGGCTCCCACCCAGTACTGCCCGCTTCCCGACCACCAGGTCGCCGGTGCGGCCCTTGACGGAACCGTACCGGTAGAGACCGCCCCCCAGGCGCAATTGAAAGCGGAGGTAGTAGTTTCGGAGGAAGGGGCTCACGGGTACGCCGTGCGGCTTGAGTGGCAGGTCTCGGGCAAGAGAAACGCAAAGGAATGGACCTACGGCCTCGAGCGCGGAGATCCGGAAGGAACCCAACGTATAAAGCTGGCCACGGTGACGGAAACCAGGTATTTGGATACCCGGGTGGAACCGGGCAGACCTTATTCCTATTGGCTGACGGTGGTGGACCGCCAGGGCAAGGTTAGGGCCACGGCCGGCCCGGTTACGGTTTTCGTGCCTAAGTCAGATTGA
- a CDS encoding endonuclease MutS2: MITEKTLELLEFPKIRQKLAGHCDTPLGRELALALTPAIDPTVVAARLEETAEAEEILRRYGGPSLSGAGDLRPLLERVGVGGVLGPEELWRVYTALVTIHQLARFTKRLEGDLPRWRQAAEALRPAPELEARLSGSLSPEGEVLDAASPRLAQVRRERRALEARLREKLDSLLRDPATQKFLQDLVVTQRHNRYVLPVKQEYRQRVPGIVHGQSASGATLFIEPMAVVELNNRLRLLEDQEQEEIAAVLAELSRAVGQLVSELEQSLAAVARLDLFLAKARLAREQEATLPLLNHSGRVRLLAARHPLLPKDRVVPIDVGLGEDYDLLIITGPNTGGKTVSLKTVGLLTVMAQAGLFVPAAAGSEAAVFTGIYADIGDEQSIEQSLSTFSSHMNNLVSIINNLELPALVLLDEIGAGTDPAEGAALAQAILEHLRERGAKVMATTHLGELKLYAHQTPRVANAAVEFDAARLVPTYRFRVGLPGGSNALQVAETLGLPRSILEQAREFLGPERREWGELLAELEKQRREYEHRQTEAARRAEELERILRQLEREKKEFEVSRQAALAEARREAQALVRRTQGELKTLWRQFRARLDEEGRRAADRAFQVARQELDRLLPEAQEPSVPTGAGPVAAVEPGSWVWVPKLQQRGQIVAKAGSGEVTVMVGNLRLQLPLSELEALPEQKPEAVSRRKETGSVSVVATREVSPSIMVRGLTTEEALAEVDKYLDEAVLAGLSSVVVIHGKGEGILRAAIHRFLADHPHVKSFRLGGPGEGGIGVTVVNLT; this comes from the coding sequence TTGATCACGGAGAAGACCCTGGAGCTACTGGAGTTTCCTAAGATTCGGCAGAAGCTGGCCGGCCACTGCGATACTCCCCTGGGTCGGGAACTGGCTCTGGCGCTTACTCCGGCCATTGATCCTACCGTTGTAGCAGCGCGGCTGGAAGAAACCGCCGAGGCGGAGGAGATTCTACGCCGTTACGGTGGCCCTTCCTTGAGCGGAGCCGGCGATCTGCGCCCGTTGCTGGAACGGGTGGGGGTGGGAGGCGTACTGGGCCCGGAGGAGCTATGGCGGGTGTATACGGCTCTGGTAACCATCCACCAATTGGCGCGTTTTACCAAGCGCCTGGAGGGTGACTTGCCTCGGTGGCGACAGGCGGCCGAGGCCTTGCGGCCGGCCCCGGAGCTGGAAGCACGGCTATCCGGCAGCCTCTCTCCGGAGGGCGAAGTGCTGGATGCGGCCTCGCCGCGCTTGGCCCAAGTCCGCCGGGAGAGACGGGCTCTCGAAGCGCGACTGAGGGAGAAGCTCGATTCCCTCCTGCGCGACCCCGCCACGCAAAAGTTCCTGCAAGATCTGGTAGTTACCCAGCGTCACAATCGCTACGTGCTGCCGGTAAAGCAGGAATACCGGCAGCGTGTTCCCGGCATCGTTCACGGCCAGTCGGCCAGTGGAGCCACCCTCTTCATCGAGCCCATGGCCGTGGTGGAACTCAATAACCGTTTACGGCTCCTGGAGGATCAGGAGCAGGAAGAGATAGCCGCCGTATTGGCCGAACTGTCGCGCGCCGTGGGGCAACTGGTTTCGGAACTGGAGCAGTCGTTGGCCGCCGTAGCCCGCCTAGATCTCTTCTTGGCCAAGGCCCGGCTGGCCCGGGAGCAGGAAGCCACTTTGCCGCTCCTCAACCATTCCGGTCGGGTACGGCTGCTGGCCGCCCGGCACCCCTTATTGCCTAAGGACCGGGTGGTGCCCATAGACGTAGGTTTGGGAGAAGACTATGATCTGCTGATTATTACGGGCCCCAACACCGGGGGAAAAACGGTGAGCCTGAAGACGGTGGGGCTGCTGACGGTTATGGCCCAGGCGGGTCTTTTCGTCCCCGCTGCGGCCGGTTCCGAGGCCGCCGTCTTTACCGGGATTTACGCCGATATCGGTGACGAGCAGAGCATCGAGCAGTCGCTCAGCACCTTCAGCAGCCACATGAACAACCTCGTGAGCATCATAAACAATTTGGAGCTGCCGGCCCTGGTGCTGCTGGACGAAATCGGCGCCGGAACCGACCCGGCGGAAGGGGCCGCCCTGGCTCAGGCCATACTCGAGCACCTCCGGGAGCGAGGAGCCAAGGTAATGGCCACCACCCACCTGGGCGAGCTGAAGCTCTACGCGCACCAGACCCCGCGGGTGGCCAATGCGGCGGTGGAGTTCGACGCCGCGCGTCTGGTACCTACCTATCGTTTCCGGGTAGGGCTTCCGGGGGGAAGTAATGCCTTGCAGGTAGCGGAAACCCTGGGTCTGCCCCGTTCTATTCTGGAGCAGGCCCGCGAGTTCTTGGGTCCCGAACGGCGGGAATGGGGTGAATTGTTGGCCGAGCTGGAGAAGCAGCGGCGGGAGTATGAGCATCGGCAAACCGAGGCCGCCCGGCGCGCCGAAGAATTGGAGCGTATCTTGAGGCAGTTGGAAAGGGAAAAGAAGGAGTTCGAGGTGAGCCGGCAGGCGGCGCTGGCCGAGGCCCGGCGCGAGGCGCAGGCTCTGGTCCGGCGCACGCAGGGCGAACTCAAGACGCTTTGGCGTCAGTTCCGCGCCCGCCTGGACGAAGAAGGCAGGCGGGCCGCCGACCGCGCCTTTCAGGTAGCCCGGCAAGAGCTGGATCGGCTCCTCCCGGAAGCTCAAGAGCCGTCGGTTCCTACCGGCGCCGGGCCGGTTGCTGCCGTCGAGCCGGGAAGCTGGGTTTGGGTTCCCAAACTGCAACAACGGGGACAAATCGTAGCTAAGGCGGGCTCGGGTGAAGTTACGGTAATGGTAGGAAACCTGCGCCTACAGCTTCCGCTTTCCGAGTTGGAGGCCTTGCCGGAGCAAAAGCCGGAAGCTGTTTCCCGCCGAAAGGAAACCGGCTCGGTCTCGGTGGTGGCCACCCGGGAGGTATCACCCAGTATTATGGTCCGGGGCTTGACTACCGAAGAGGCACTGGCCGAGGTAGACAAATACCTGGACGAGGCGGTATTGGCCGGGCTTTCTTCGGTGGTGGTAATTCACGGCAAAGGCGAAGGCATTCTCCGGGCGGCCATCCACCGCTTTCTGGCCGACCACCCGCACGTTAAGAGTTTTCGTCTGGGTGGGCCCGGAGAGGGCGGTATAGGGGTTACGGTAGTCAATCTGACTTAG